The genomic DNA TGAACAGGCTCTGCAGAAGAAGGGATCTGTGTCATTGTTACCACCGGCTCTCCGGCGGTCGATACCGGAACAGGACCACTATCAGAGAGCGAACCTAAGTCCTGATTTATACAACCTGATGACAGAATACCTATGGTCAATATAAATACAAGAATGAGGAGGACCTGATTCTTCATATCATCGGATAGGAGGACTGAATATATATAGTGAACTGGTGACCAGAAGGTACCATCGTGCTCTCCCTTTTAATCCTGATAATATACGTGCTATAATTATCAATCTTCTGCCATGTAAAGATAACAGAATAGATGGTATTCATATCCTTTTCGTCTCATACCTTCTTTTGTGGAACTCTTCACAATCATCCTGACCATAATAGGTCTGTGCATGTTCGAGATAATCTGTAGTATTGATAACGCTATCATCAATGCAGAAGTGCTCGGCTCCATGCAACCAAAATACCGGAGATGGTTTCTGCTATGGGGAATCCTATTCGCCGTATTTCTGGTCCGCGGACTGCTTCCTCTCCTCCTTGTCTGGTTTTCAACACCTGAACTGACTTTATGGGAGGCTTTCACTGCCATGTTCAGTGACAATCCTGATATAAAAGAGGCCATAGAAACCTCTTCCCCTATTCTGCTCATTGGTGGGGGAACATTTCTTATCTTTCTCTTTTTTCACTGGCTCTTCCTTGAAGAGAAACACTTCGGGCTTCCTGGAGAACGGTACTTCTTTTCCAAGGGGGTCTGGTTCTATGCAGTAGTATCCATCCTGCTCATGGCAATTGTCTGGTTTGCAATTGAAAAAAATGCCATGATGGCGTTTGGAGCAGTTGTCGGATCCACGGCCTTTTTTATTGTTCATGGTTTCCGCCAGAATGCAGAACTGCAGGAGCAGAAACTTATCAACGGGGATATGTCTGACATAAGTAAAATCCTGTACCTGGAAGTCATTGATGCGACATTCTCTATTGATGGAGTTCTTGGGGCATTTGCTTTTACTATGTCAGTCCCGCTCATTCTGATTGGAAACGCCCTTGGTGCCATTGCTGTCAGACAGATAACCGTCGGCAATATTGACAGGATAAAAAAATACCGGTTTTTGAAGAACGGAGCAATGTATTCAATCCTTTGTCTGGGGATTATCATGCTCATTGACAGTTTCGGATTTCACATCCCTGAATTTGTCTCGCCGGTGATTACATTCACAGTTGTAGGGTTATTTTACATGAAATCAGTGCGCGAAGCAGGGAGTAAGACTGAATCAGCCTGATTGATCCATGCATATTTTTGCAGCTGAATCACCATGTTTTAGTTGTACAAACACCAATAGTATTGGACACATTTTCGCATCACATATTTTTTGGGAGGTTTTTGTCTGTCCAATACATACAATTCTGAGAATATCAAAATTCTACGGGGCCTTGAACCGGTCAGGGAACGGCCGGCCATGTATATCGGGTCTACCGATAGCCGTGGTCTTCACCATCTTGTTTATGAGGTGGTTGACAATTCCATTGACGAAGCCCTTGCAGGATACTGTACCCATATCCAGGTTGTCATCCACCAGGATGGGAGCGTCAGTGTGGAGGACAACGGGCGTGGTATCCCAATTGACCCGATGAAGGACAATGATAACAAAACTGCTCTTGAAACAGTTCTCACGGTCCTTCATGCAGGTGGAAAGTTTGATAAAAATACCTACCAGGTGTCAGGGGGTCTGCACGGGGTAGGTGTCTCAGTTGTCAATGCACTCTCTGTTGAACTGACTGCTACGGTCTGGAAAGACGGGTATGAGTACCGGATGTTCTTTTCACGAGGTCAGCCACAGACAGACCTTGAGAAAAAAGAAGAAGACTTTGAAGAGATCAAGGATCGGTATATAAAGCGGTACGGGAGCCTTCCCGACAACTGCCCGGAAACAAAAGAAGAATTTCTGAATAGATATCTTTCCAAGATCTCCGGAACAATGATCAGGTTCAAACCGGATTCGAAGATCTTTGAAACGATTGAGTTTGACTATGATATTCTTGCTCACCGATTGCGTGAACTCGCATTTCTGAATTCCGGGATCACCATCAGCATTGCTGACGAGCGGTGTGAGGATTTGGAGGAATGCAGCGAAGTCTTCTCTTATGAGGGCGGGATATCAGAATATGTCAGATATCTCAATCACGAAGCTCAGCCAATCCATGAATCGGTCATCTCTTTTAGCCGAAAAGATGAAGAAGCCAGGGTTGAGGTTGACATCGCATTCCAGTATGCAGCCGCATATTCAGAAAAAGTATACACCTACGTAAACAGTGTCAATACCAAGGAAGGCGGGACACACCTTGAGGGTTTCCGATCTGCCCTTACCAAGGCCATCAATAAAATGGGAAAGGAAAACAAGGCGATCAAGGACCAGAACCTCTCCCTCAAGGGTGATGATGTCAGAGAGGGTCTTACTGCCATTATATCAGTCAGGATGGCAAATCCCCAGTTTGAAGGCCAGACCAAGATGAAACTGGGGAACAGTGAAGTCAAAGGAATTGTTGATTCACTGGTCTATGCATCACTTTGTGAATACTTCGAAGAGCATCCAAAAGAACTCGCCGCTATTGTTGACAAGGCTGTATTGGCATATCAGGCCAGGGAAGCAGCACGTAAAGCAAAAGAACTTGCCAGAAGAAAGAGCACACTTGAATCATCAGGACTTCCAGGAAAACTTGCCGACTGCTCAGAACGCTCTGCAGAAAAGAGTGAGATATACATCGTGGAAGGAGACTCTGCAGGTGGCAGTGCCAAACAGGGGCGGGACAGACGGTTCCAGGCGATTCTTCCCCTTCGTGGTAAGATCCTGAACGTTGAAAAGGCAACGGTCCATAAGATATTGAAAAATAATGAAATTCAGGCACTCATTTCAGCAATCGGGACCGGCGTGGGCGAGTCATTCGATATCGAAAAAGCACGGTATCACCACATCATCATCATGACCGATGCGGATGTGGACGGTGCCCATATCAGCACTCTTCTCATGACATTCTTCTTCAGATATCTGCAGCCACTCATTGAAGCAGGATATATCTACCTGGCCCAGCCTCCTCTCTACCGGATTGCGAAGGGAAAACAGGAGAAGTACGCCTACACCGAAGAGGAGATGAAAGAGATTTTACAGGAGATGGGTGAAAAAGGCGTGAACGTTCAGCGGTACAAAGGTCTTGGAGAGATGAATGCATCCCAGCTCTGGGCAACAACCATGGACCCGGAGACAAGAGTGCTCAAACGGGTAGTCATCGAGGATGCAGCATACGCAAATGAGATCTTTGAAAAGCTGATGGGTGATGATGTAACCGCCCGTCGGGATTTTATCAAACGGCATGCAAAAGAGGTGACGAACCTTGACATCTGAAGAATCCCAGCAGCCACTCTTTGTCCCGAAGGTCAATCCTGTCAATATCGAAGAGGAGATGAAATCCTCCTATATCGATTATGCAATGTCTGTCATCATCGGGCGTGCAATTCCTGATGTCAGGGATGGATTAAAACCAGTGCACCGGCGGTCACTCTTTGCCATGTGGGAGATGGGAAACACCCATGACAAGCCATATAAAAAATCCGCCCGTGTAGTCGGAGATGTCATGGGTAAGTATCACCCGCATGGTGATGCATCCATCTATGATACCATCGTCAAGATGGCCCAGCCCTTCTCGTACCGGATGATGCTGGTCGACGGTCAGGGGAACTTCGGTTCTGTTGACGGTGACGCCCCTGCAGCAATGCGTTATACTGAGGTCAGACTGAAACGGGAAGCAGAAGAACTTCTCACCGATCTTGAAAAAGAGACCGTCGAGTTTGTCCCGAACTTTGATGAATCCCTGCAGGAACCATCTGTCCTTCCGGCAAAACTGCCCAACCTTCTCATTAACGGATCTGACGGTATTGCTGTTGGTATCGCAACCAAAATGCCACCCCACAACCTGGGAGAAGTATGTGATGCCGTCTGTCACTACCTGGAACACCCGGATACGACGGTCTATGAACTCATGCAGATTATGCCCGGTCCTGATTTCCCGACCGGAGGTATCATCATGGGGACCGACGGGATTCAGAATGCATACCTCTCCGGACAGGGGAAACTGACCGTCAGGGGGGTTGCAGAGATAGATGAATCAGGAAAACGCAACCAGATCATCATCACCGAGATCCCGTACCAGGTTAATAAAGCCAAACTTATCGAGCATATCGCAGAGTTAGTCAAAGAGAAGAGGATTGAAGGGATTTCGGATCTCAGGGATGAATCTGACAAGGACGGCATGAGGATTGTCATCGATCTTCGGAAAGATGCACGACCTCAGCTGATCCTGAATCACCTCTATAAGCACACTGCTCTTGAAAGCACCTTTGGGATTATTAACTACGCAATCGTTGATCGTCAGCCAAAGATCCTTGGACTTATCCCTCTGATTGAGCAGTTTGTCCGTCATCGAATAACGGTTATTACGAGAAGGAGCGAGTTTGACAAGCGAAAAGCTGAAGAACGGGTTCATATCCTCCGGGGTCTGCTCCATGCAATCGACAATATCGACGCAGTAATCACGACTATCCGAGCAGCACAGACTGCAGATGAGGCAAAGGAAGCACTTATTGCCAAATTCTCCCTTGATGAAGCACAGGCCGGTGCAATCCTTCAGATGCAGCTTCGCCGGCTTGCAGCTCTTGAAAAGCAGAAACTTATCGATGAACGGGAACAACTGGAAGCTGAAATCAGAAAGCTTATCGAACTTCTCTCATCCGAGGATAATATCAGGGCTGAAATTTCCCGGGAACTTCAGGAACTTCGGGAAAAATACGCCGACAAGAGAAGAACCCAGATCACCGGTGATCTACAGGAGATTGTCAGGGAAGATCTTATCCCTAACAAGCAGGTTCTTGTCTGTCTGACTCACCAGAATTATGTCAAGCACATGGATGTGGATGCCTACCGGGTTCAGGGCAGGGGAGGCAGAGGTGTTATGGGAATCTCCATTAAAGATGGAGATTATGTAGAACAGGTCTTTGTTGCAAATACCCATGACCATCTCCTCTGTTTCACCTCAACTGGACGGGCATACTGGCTCAGAGTCTTTGATATACCGGAAGGCTCCAGGCAGAGTAAAGGGAAGGCAATTGTAAATCTTCTTGACCTTCGGAGTGAGGAACGGGTAACCGCAGTCATCCCGGTCCAGGAGTTCTCATCTGATCGGTTCTTCCTCTTCCTGACCGAACGAGGTATGATCATTAAGATCCCACAGGATGAGTTTTCACGCCCGAGATCTACCGGAGTAAACGCTATTTCCCTGCGTGAGGGTGATAACCTGGTACATGTCATGGTCAGTGATGGTAGCCAGGAGATCATCATCACGACAAAATATGGTCAGAGTCTTCGGTTCCATGAGGAACAAATACCTCTTCGACACCGCAATGCTCTTGGTGTAATCGGAATGCGAATGAAAGATGATGATATCGTAACCAGTATGACCGTCATCGAAGAAGGGAAGCATCTCCTCACCATCACCTCTTCAGGGTATGGAAAACGGACGAACTTTGATGAGTACCGTGGTCATGGCCGTGGGACGATGGGTGTCAGAAACATCAAACTCAAACGAAATGATGGTATTGTCACGGCATTCTCCGCAGGGCCTGAAGAAGAGATCATCCTCATGAGTGCTGAAGGAATTGTCATCAGAACCAGCGTTGAAAAGATCACGATACAGGGTCGTTCAACCCAGGGTGTCAGGATAATGAGACTTGCGGCAGGTGACCGGGTGGTTGGTGTCACCTCACTCTCTCCGGAAGAGCAAAAAGATATCAGTGATGATATACCCCAGGCAGAAATAATCGACGAGGGACCGGATGAAAACGGTTCTTCTGACGAATAATTTTTTGTGTAAGCCTTTTATTACTTAAAAAACAGACATTGAAGAAATGTCACTTTCTATTTACTCGGGTTATTCCCTCATGAATCATCCGTTATATCCGGGTTTCATCAGAGAAGTAAAAGAAGATAATGACATTCTTGCAGTGTATCACTATGGAAGTTCAGTAAACAGAAGTGATTTCAGAGACATTGATATATGTATCATTTCATATAATGATGAGCAATCTGCTTTCTTTGATAGATTACTCCATTATTCAGGATCTTATGCAGCAATGGGTACGGTTCCCCTGGATATTACGTTATTCTCTCTTCTCCCTCTTTATATAAAAATACAAGTTATCAGGGAAGGAATACCAGTCTTTATTCGTGATGATGATATTCTTTTTGATAAAATCTTAAAAACGAACAGACAATGGGACGATTATGAACCATCTTACAGGATAATGATAGAGTGACCAATAAAGAAAGAATCCGCAATTCAATCCGTTTGCTTGACCAGTATATCGATGAATTAAACAAAATATTTCCGGAAAATTACGATGAATATAAAAAATCACTCATCATCAGAAGATCATCTGAGCGACAAATACAGATCATAATTGAACAAATAAATGACATTTGTGCTATGCTCTATCGATATGTATGTTCAGGTATAGCGGGAGATGAATTGTCCATATTGGAAAAATTATCAGAACATTGTCTTTCCACAGAACTGTGTGAAAAAATCAGACATATGAAAGGTTTTCGAAATATCCTAGTACATGGATATACATCACTCAATGATGCCCTCGTTTACAACAATATCTTTCATGGGAGGGCATATATTTATCAATTTATGGAAGAGGTGGAAGATTGTTTGAAAAAATTACACTAACCGGTACAGGTTTCGTGGTATTGATATCTCAAACCTGACACCTTTTCCTTCTTTCCCGGTTTCAGTAATAGAAAGTCCGGTAATTGAGAGGATCTCACGAGACAGGAATAACCCGAAACCGGTGTTTTTTCCAAACCCATGATGGAATATCTTCTTTTTATCCTTTTCAGGAATCCCGACACCATTATCTTCATATATTAAAAGAAGGGCCGAAGGAGTCTCCTCGGTAAAGAACCTGATCTGAGAGACAGTCTCTCCATGCATCAGGGAATTTGAGATAAGATTTGAGAAGACCTTTTCCAAAAGCGGGTCGGCATATATCTCGATAGAGTTGAGATTATCATCCCAGCTCACACACTCCACCCGTCCATACTCACGGGCATTGGCAATGGTAGATCCCAGATTCTGCCACTGAGGCTCTTTGACACCAACATCCTGGTATTCCTTGGTAAACACAATCTGGCTTCTAATTGACTGGGTCGCTTCTACCTGTTTTGCGATAAATGGCTCGAGGTCAGGATCCTTATTCTTCTTTTTCAGAAGATCAAGGTATGCCAGTAAAATAGTAATTTGGTTCAGAACATCATGACGGGTAATAGATGAGAGCAGGTTGAGCTTTCGGTTACTCTGAACAAGGGCATCCTGAGCTATCTTCTGCTTGGTAATATCCATACACAGGAGCAGGATAGCCGGGTTATTCTGCCAGACAATCTCTGCCATACCAACTTCAAGCCACCGAAGTTCTCCGGTATTTGTTAAGGCACGAAGAGATACACCGGCATGTATCTGCTCTCCTTCACGGGCACGTTCCAGAAGGGTGGAGAATTCTTCCAGATCGTCGGGATGGATAATATCTGAAATAGTAGACTGGGTAAGGTTTTGTGAAGTATACCCAAATATTTCAGATGACTTTGGATTTGCAAAAATAATCCTGGTATCACGAAGAACAAAAACACCTTCACCTGCATTATTGACCAACAGTCGGTACTGCTCTTCACGCTGTTTTAATGCTTCTTCAGAGGCTTTGCGGTCAGTGATGTCCCGGGCAATTGTCATCACAAGACTCTGAGTCCTAATCCGGATTGGATAGGTCATAACCTCAGCATAGAGAATCTTCCCGTCTTTCCTGCTGATATGAACCTCATCAGGACCTGTCGGCCGGCCCAGGGCATTTTTCGCAAAGAGAACAGCTGTCTTGGTGATATGCATCGACCCAATCAGACCCATCGTGAAGATATTCCGTCCTTTCAAATCATCAGGTGTATACCCGGTAAGTTCTGTCGCAGCCCGGTTGGATTCGATAAAGGTACCTTTAATATCGGTCAATAGATAAGCTTCAGGCGCATAATCAAAGAGGATCTTGAGACGTTCCTCATTATTTTTTACCTCCTGTTCCGCAGCTTTCCAATCGGAAATATCTGTGAGGACTACGGTCACCGCTCTGATCTCATCAGATTCATCATCCTTTACCGGAGTAAACCGCCGGATATAATCCTTTGAAAGCCAGTGGAACTCATCCTGAACCTGACGCTTTGTAGAAATCACCCTTTGAAGTGCCTGGTCAAACCGCTGGTCTTCACCTGGCGGGAGCATGACCCGCATACGTTTTTCAAGATACTTATCAGCAATATCCCCAAGTTTGTTCCGGTGATATGAGTTCATAAAGAGGTAACAGCCTTCACGATCAACCATGAAGATTGAATCACCGGTTGACTCAACAACGCTCCGGTAGTTGGCCTGAGTAACCTGGAGCGTGGTAAGCGTCTTTCGCTGTTCGGTTACATCCTTAAAGGTCCAGACCCGGCCGATGATTGTCCCGCCAATACGTTGTGGGAGTGTATTGCGTTCAAATACCCGGCCATCACGAAACTCCAGAACATCAAATGCTTCTTTTTCCGGATGAGTCTTGAGGTAATTGATCTTTTCAATAAAAGATTCGCGGTCCTCAAGCTGGTCTTCAAGATACGCCAACAGGACTTCTTCGTCCCGTTCCCCAATAACCGACTCAGGAACAAACCACATGTCCAGGAACTTCTGATTATAATTGATGATCTTCCCAACCCGGTCAACAACAAAGATTCCATCAGACGTGGACTCAAATGTTGCTGTAACCAGTGATGCCCCCCTGGCCACCTCATCTTCAAGCCTGACGCGGTCAGTGATGTCTATTGAGACAACCGTTACCGCAAGGGTCTGCTGCGACGTCTGGTATCGGACAGGGATAAACTTTCTATTGTAAAACCTGCCCTCTTTCTCATACTCTTCAGAAAAATAATTGTTATGCGTAATAACCTGGTTTAAGGAATGAACGAAACGCTGGGTCTCCTCTTCAGTATGGAGATCCTTGTACATCTTTGACTCATAATTTTCGCCATAAATACCAAGTCGTTTCTGATGAGGACTGTTGATGAATAGATACCTGAAATGGCGGTCCACCATGTAGATGGAATCGTCAGTTGCTTCTACAATGGTCCTGAAATTGGTGTCTGCATAATGAAGCGCCTCTTCCCCTTGTTTCTGTCTGACGATCTGTCTGATAAATGTATTCAGCCGGAGAGTTTCCAGTTCGGTTTCATCATTCTGCAGAAAAAAATAATCAATTCCTGCTTTGACCGCTTCTTTTACCACTGCCGGCGCCTGATTTCCGGTGAAGATGGTAACCGGACTGTATTGAATTTGTTTTTTTACCTTCGCGATGAAATCCAGCCCATTTTCTTTTCCAAGATCAAAATCCCCAATGACGACATCATAATGAGCAGTCTGTAATTTATTGATGGTGTCCTTCACATCAGAGGCTGCGCTAATGGATATCTTCGCCCCGTTCTCTGTAAATAACTGGGTTATAAAGGAAAACTGCTTTGGATCTCCAATAGTCAGGATTGTGATGACAGCCAGATCAAATCACCTGAAGGTACGATGAACAACATAAGATACTCTGCTAAATGATTAAAACCATCTGCTCCCGAAGGGGTATCCAGATACACGGGATGTAAAGCATTATCTAACCGAATTTATAATCCGTCCGAGGAGATCAAGCGCTTTCTCCTGGTTTTCCCTGACAGTTCTGATGATGGATTCATAGGTGATTTGAGCATCGCACACTCCATTGGCATAATTGTCTACAGTGCAAATAGCTGCAAAAGGAAGTCCCAGTTCCGCGGCAACGGTCAGTTCACTTCCGATGGTCATTCCAACAATGTCTGCGAACCTCTTCATCCATGAGATCTCAGCTTTACTCTCCAGCCTGGGTCCACGGGTTTGAATATAGGTTCCTCTCTGGATTGCCTCAGGAGAGAGTTTCATCAGAAGTGTCCGAAGATCAGCATCAAATTCAGGATTAACATGGTCGATTGTGTGATTCATAATGGTCGGAACCGGAGTCAGGCAGATAAAATCATCAGGAATAACACGGGATCCCGGAGGGATATCTTCCTGTAATGAACCGGTTGATCCAAGCGCTATGATGCGATCTGCGCCGGCAAGTTTGAGCGCAGCGATATGGGAACGATATGGAATAATATGGGGAGCACATCGGTTCTGATGTCTGAGAAGAAGAAAAAATCCTTCACCTTTAAATAATTCACTTGTGCCATAAGGTGTATGTTGTTCAAATTTTGTAAATTCTGAGCCCTGATAGTCCAGTAATGAAGTTCCACCAATAATACCAAGCATGTATGAGGTCAATCTATTGGTTGTCAGGAATCAAAATTCTTTCAGGAAGAATAACAGAGGGAACGAGTACGAAATCCATCTTTTCGAGAGAGATGGATGAGTATATATGTGATAAGTATCAACCTAATAAGGCGGGCCGGTAGATCAGTGGGAGATCGCTACCTTGGCATGGTAGAGGCCGCGGGTTCAATTCCCGCTCGGTCCATCAGTTTTTACGTTTTTTTCTGACAAAATAATCTCCGAAGATCTGGAAAATAGTGAAAATAAAGGATGAATGATACAGGGATTACTCATCCCAAGAGATCACATCTTATTTGATGATGCATACCTGCACAGGTCAGCCAGATTACAATTATCACAGGCCGGATGTCGTGCAGTACAGACTCGTCGCCCATGCAGGATGAAGAGCCCATTAATCTCTGCCCAGAATTCCTTTGGGAAAACCCGTACCAGATCCATTTCTATCCGATCCGGGTCGCTCTCGTCGGTAAGTCCAAGGCGCATGGACACCCTTCTTACATGGGTATCAACAGCGATTCCCACCGTTTTGGAAAATGCATGATCAAGAACGATATTTGCAGTCTTCCTCCCTACTCCTGGTAACCGTACCAGATCATCCATCTCATCAGGCACCCGGCCATCAAATTCTTTCATGACCATCTGCGATGCCGCAATGATATTCCTTGCCTTGGTGCGGAAAAATCCGGTCGGGTGGATTAGCTTCTCCACATCCTGAACGGGCGCCTCTGAAAGGGCAGCTACATCCGGATATTTCATAAAAAGTTCCCTGGTGACCATGTTTACGCACCGATCAGTAGTCTGTGCGGAAAGAATGGTAGCAATCAGAGTTTCATACGGATTTTTGAAATGCAGAAATTCATCCCTGCTGTTTAAGAGATCGTATCGTGACCGCAGACGTGAAAGAATCGTATTAGGGTCTAAATCAGTCATAAAAGAAGATGGGGTAACGCAGATTTGAACTGCGGTCAAAGCGTCCCAAACGCTCTAGGATGGACCAGGCTACCCTATTACCCCGTGCGGGACATATGTTGAACCCGGTACCATTTATACCCTTCCTTTTTATTTTTTGAGTGGAAATGGATTTTTTCCATTCCTGGTAACGAGCGTTCCGACAAATCTGCCCGTTTCAAGGGTTGATTCCAGAAGAGCAGGATCACGTCCGTCCATCACCAGGAGGGGTATACCGCACCGCTCAACCATCTTCACGGCCACAATATCCATGACCGTATTGACTCCTGCCACAGCCTGCTGACCGATGACAACATCTAAGAGTTCTGCAGGATTCATCGTCTCAAAGCGTTTTGCTGCAGGATCTTTGCGTGGATCAGCTGAATAAATCCCATCAACCGCAGTCAGATTTATGAAAATATCTGCGCCAGTCCGCTCTGCGAGCACTGCAGCCACCGCATCTGTAGTCTGCCCGGGTGTGATACCCCCCATCACAACAATCTTCCCGGTTTCAGCAGCGCAGAGTGCTTCGGTATGACTGGTAACGACACAGGGGTAGGCAGCCTGCCCGAGTGCGCCGACGAGCAATGTCGCATTAAGCCTGGTAACCATGATTCCAAGTTCATCTGAAAACGCTTCATCCGCCTCGAAGGATCGTGCCAGAGAGATATACTGACGGGCAGTTCCACCCCCGCCAACAACAACAAAAAGACGATTTTTCGCAGAAATTCTGGTCAAAACAGAGATATAGGGTTTGATATTCGGACGATCTATATCAGGAAGAAGAATAGACCCGCCCAGTGAGAGCACGATAGTAGGCATTCAACCTCATACGTTACCTGATCGAAAGCATATAGGTTATTCAGCACAATTACATCATTTATAAACCAGCCACCATCTTTCTCATACAAAACAGGGTAATCATGGAAGCGCGACACTATTCCCGTGATGATGCGGGTATCATGCATTGCAATCTGTGTAATCATCATTGCAGGATTGCTGATACAAAAACTGGTATATGCGGTGTCAGGAGATCCATACGTGGCCAGCTAATCGCAGAGACCTATGGCAGGGTTTCATCTGAAGCCGTTGATCCCATCGAGAAAAAACCACTATACCATTTTCTCCCCGGAACACTCTCATATTCCCTGGGCGGAGTCGGGTGTAACTTCTCCTGCAGCCATTGCCAGAACTGGCATATCTCACACGCCAGTTTTGACAGCATCCGGCAAAAGACTCTCTCTCCTGAAGAGGGAGTAAAAAGGGCGATTGCATCAGGATCATCATCGATATCATGGACATATAATGAGCCGACCATCTGGTTTGAGTATACCCAGGATATGGCCAGACTTGCCCACCAGCAGGGTCTGAAAACCGTATACGTGACGAATGGATACATGACCGAAGATGCTCTGACAGATCTTGCCCCTGACCTTGATGCCTGGCGGGTAGATATCAAGGCCTTTACCGAGGAGTTCTACCATAAGGTCTGCAGGGCGCGTCTACAACCCGTTCTTGACACAGCCATACGTGCAAAAGAACTTGGGCTTCACATAGAGGTAGTCCATCTTATGATCCCTGGCCTGAACGATTCACCGGAAGAGACCGGCCGACTAATCTCATGGGTGATTGACAATCTTGGGCAAGACACTCCCGTTCACTTTACCAGGTTTCATCCTGATTTCCAAATGCAGGAAACACCAGCAACCCCTATCAGAACCCTCGAACGTGCTTTCCACCTCGCCAAGGAGAAAGGACTCCGGTATCCCTATCTTGGGAATGTCCCCGGACATGAATATGAACAGACATGGTGCCCCCATTGCAATAACCTCCTGATTGGGCGGTCAGGATATACAGTCGGACCAATTCATCTGCATCATGGCAAATGCGCCCATTGTGGAAAAGAGACCGGCATCATCACATACATATGACTGGCGACCAGGAATACTCCTTTTTCTGTGATCGGATGGCAGGATCATTATGTAAATACCTCCGTTTTATGGGATATGACTGCAGAAGCGCAAATGATCTACCACCAGGAAATCCCCGTGAAGATACTGATATCCTAAAGATCGCAGGGGAGGAGAAGAGGATTATTCTGACACAGGATGCAGAACTTGCACGACGGGGAGAAGGAAATGCTATCAGGCTTGTTTCATCAGATCTTGCTGCACAGATCAGACAACTTGTCCAGGCAGGCCTTATTCATCCGGAGATAAGACTGACAAGGTGT from Methanospirillum hungatei JF-1 includes the following:
- a CDS encoding DUF475 domain-containing protein, whose protein sequence is MELFTIILTIIGLCMFEIICSIDNAIINAEVLGSMQPKYRRWFLLWGILFAVFLVRGLLPLLLVWFSTPELTLWEAFTAMFSDNPDIKEAIETSSPILLIGGGTFLIFLFFHWLFLEEKHFGLPGERYFFSKGVWFYAVVSILLMAIVWFAIEKNAMMAFGAVVGSTAFFIVHGFRQNAELQEQKLINGDMSDISKILYLEVIDATFSIDGVLGAFAFTMSVPLILIGNALGAIAVRQITVGNIDRIKKYRFLKNGAMYSILCLGIIMLIDSFGFHIPEFVSPVITFTVVGLFYMKSVREAGSKTESA
- a CDS encoding type VII toxin-antitoxin system HepT family RNase toxin; the encoded protein is MLDQYIDELNKIFPENYDEYKKSLIIRRSSERQIQIIIEQINDICAMLYRYVCSGIAGDELSILEKLSEHCLSTELCEKIRHMKGFRNILVHGYTSLNDALVYNNIFHGRAYIYQFMEEVEDCLKKLH
- the gyrA gene encoding DNA gyrase subunit A, with the translated sequence MTSEESQQPLFVPKVNPVNIEEEMKSSYIDYAMSVIIGRAIPDVRDGLKPVHRRSLFAMWEMGNTHDKPYKKSARVVGDVMGKYHPHGDASIYDTIVKMAQPFSYRMMLVDGQGNFGSVDGDAPAAMRYTEVRLKREAEELLTDLEKETVEFVPNFDESLQEPSVLPAKLPNLLINGSDGIAVGIATKMPPHNLGEVCDAVCHYLEHPDTTVYELMQIMPGPDFPTGGIIMGTDGIQNAYLSGQGKLTVRGVAEIDESGKRNQIIITEIPYQVNKAKLIEHIAELVKEKRIEGISDLRDESDKDGMRIVIDLRKDARPQLILNHLYKHTALESTFGIINYAIVDRQPKILGLIPLIEQFVRHRITVITRRSEFDKRKAEERVHILRGLLHAIDNIDAVITTIRAAQTADEAKEALIAKFSLDEAQAGAILQMQLRRLAALEKQKLIDEREQLEAEIRKLIELLSSEDNIRAEISRELQELREKYADKRRTQITGDLQEIVREDLIPNKQVLVCLTHQNYVKHMDVDAYRVQGRGGRGVMGISIKDGDYVEQVFVANTHDHLLCFTSTGRAYWLRVFDIPEGSRQSKGKAIVNLLDLRSEERVTAVIPVQEFSSDRFFLFLTERGMIIKIPQDEFSRPRSTGVNAISLREGDNLVHVMVSDGSQEIIITTKYGQSLRFHEEQIPLRHRNALGVIGMRMKDDDIVTSMTVIEEGKHLLTITSSGYGKRTNFDEYRGHGRGTMGVRNIKLKRNDGIVTAFSAGPEEEIILMSAEGIVIRTSVEKITIQGRSTQGVRIMRLAAGDRVVGVTSLSPEEQKDISDDIPQAEIIDEGPDENGSSDE
- a CDS encoding DNA topoisomerase subunit B — encoded protein: MSNTYNSENIKILRGLEPVRERPAMYIGSTDSRGLHHLVYEVVDNSIDEALAGYCTHIQVVIHQDGSVSVEDNGRGIPIDPMKDNDNKTALETVLTVLHAGGKFDKNTYQVSGGLHGVGVSVVNALSVELTATVWKDGYEYRMFFSRGQPQTDLEKKEEDFEEIKDRYIKRYGSLPDNCPETKEEFLNRYLSKISGTMIRFKPDSKIFETIEFDYDILAHRLRELAFLNSGITISIADERCEDLEECSEVFSYEGGISEYVRYLNHEAQPIHESVISFSRKDEEARVEVDIAFQYAAAYSEKVYTYVNSVNTKEGGTHLEGFRSALTKAINKMGKENKAIKDQNLSLKGDDVREGLTAIISVRMANPQFEGQTKMKLGNSEVKGIVDSLVYASLCEYFEEHPKELAAIVDKAVLAYQAREAARKAKELARRKSTLESSGLPGKLADCSERSAEKSEIYIVEGDSAGGSAKQGRDRRFQAILPLRGKILNVEKATVHKILKNNEIQALISAIGTGVGESFDIEKARYHHIIIMTDADVDGAHISTLLMTFFFRYLQPLIEAGYIYLAQPPLYRIAKGKQEKYAYTEEEMKEILQEMGEKGVNVQRYKGLGEMNASQLWATTMDPETRVLKRVVIEDAAYANEIFEKLMGDDVTARRDFIKRHAKEVTNLDI